The window TGCGTGGGGTTAAATTTGCCAACATACTGAAAGAACCAACCTCATAACAGCTACTTCCCGGAACTTGGGGACGCGTCGGTTTTTTACTCCCAAAAGCTTTTGACACCCGGCTTAAATAAAAGAGAATGAATGACATCAAATGTTAACCAAAACCCCGAACAAATAGCGCGCGACCAGATTGACAAAATGTTGGTTGACGCGGGATGGGTAGTACAGTCTAAGAGTAAAGTAGACCTTTCTGCCTCGCTCGGGGTGGCGGTGCGCGAATACCAAACTGATGTTGGACCCGCAGATTATGTTCTGTTTGTGAACAGAAAACCAGTTGGAGTTATTGAGGCTAAGCGCGAATCAGAAGGTGCACGACTGACAGCTGCAGAAGATCAATCCGCCGGGTACGCACAGGCTACACTCAAGTACAATTTGAATAAAGGCCCACTTCCTTTTGTCTATGAAAGTACCGGGGTGCTTACGCGATTTACCGATTACCGCGACCCCAAACCGCGCTCACGACCTGTTTTCCATTTCCATCAGCCCGAAACATTACAAGAATGGTACAGCCAGCCAGACACATTACGCGCCCGGTTACAAAAGATGCCCGAGCTGCCTGAAGTAGGTCTTCGTCCGGCCCAGATAGATGCCATCAAGAATCTCGAAACGTCGTTTAAGGAAAACAAGTCGCGGGCATTGGTGCAAATGGCCACCG of the Cryomorphaceae bacterium genome contains:
- a CDS encoding DEAD/DEAH box helicase — protein: MTSNVNQNPEQIARDQIDKMLVDAGWVVQSKSKVDLSASLGVAVREYQTDVGPADYVLFVNRKPVGVIEAKRESEGARLTAAEDQSAGYAQATLKYNLNKGPLPFVYESTGVLTRFTDYRDPKPRSRPVFHFHQPETLQEWYSQPDTLRARLQKMPELPEVGLRPAQIDAIKNLETSFKENKSRALVQMATGAGKTFTACTFVYRLLKYADAKRILFIVDTKNLGEQAEQEFQKFQPTDVNRNFTELYNVQRLTSSYIASDSQVSISTIQRLYSILKGEELEENAELENPNESE